The window AGGTCCGCGCCGACCGCATCGAGGAGTACGAGGCCGCGCACCGGCAGGTGCCCGAGCAACTGACCGTCGTCATCCGCGCCGCGGGCGTGGGGGAGTGGACGACCGGTGCGGCCGTGCGGCTACGACCTGCCCGTCATCGCACGGCCGGCCACGCCCCAGGGTGGATCACGGCTTCGGAGCTGGCGGGAAGGGTCTTGTAATCGCGGGACAGGCGTCGGTGCAGCATGAGCCAACCGAGGCTTCGTTCTACTGCCCGCGCCTTTTGACGACGTGAAAGCCGCGGATTTCCGGGTTTCTATTGACGACTTCGACATCGATTTCGAGGTTGGCGCCGTGCTCGATGACGGTGTTCGTGAAGTCGGTGTCGACTCAGCTTTGGAGAGGGCGGGTACATTGTCTTGGCCTGGTCGAGAAGCTCTATCCCTACGGCGTTTTCGGACGCAGGAAAGGACTCCGTCCGAAGTGCGAACATCCGGGTACGCCGCTTCATCGGACTGTAGGCGCCGAGGTAGATCATGAGACGCCACTGCCTCCCGACGGCGTTGGCCAGCGCGTCGACTTGGGTGACCGTGGCGATGCGCCGCTCAGCCGCCTCTTCCTACCGGCACCTTGATGCGGCAAGGATTTGCGTGTGGTCGGCTCGTCGTCCACGGCGGTCTCCATGATGGCCTTGAGGAGCCGGTATGCCTCGGCCGTCGTCGTCACCGTCGGCAGCAGCTGCCCGCAGGCGCACGGATGACGGCCCGTTCCGTCCGGTGCCCCGTACGGGAGAGGGGGCGCCGAACGGAACTACGCAGTCCGGGAGGTGGACACCGCTCAGGAGGTGAGCAGCGCGAGGTCCACGGCGTTGGCGATGGCCTGCATGCCGGCGCTGTTGGGGTGCAGATGGTCGCCGCTGTCGTAGGCGGGGAGCAATCGCGCCGGGTTGGCCGGGTCCCGGAGCGCCGCGTCGAAGTCGATCACCGCGTCGAAGGCGCCGCTGGTGCGGATCCAGTCGTTGACCTGGGCACGGATGGCGGCCTTGGCGGCGGTCTGCGAGGAGTGCGGCAGGATCGTCCCGCCGATGATTCGGACACCGGCCTGGTGCGCCTGGTCGATCATGGTCTGGTAGCCGGCGATGATCTGGTCGGCGGGGGTGGGGGTGGTGGTGTTGTTGATGTCGTTGATGCCCTCCAGCACGATGGCGTTCTTCACGCCCGGCTGGGTCAGGACGTCGTGGGAGAACCGGGTCACGGCCGCGATGCCCTGCCACGCGCTCGGGCTGTCGGTGACCACGCGGTTGCCGCCGATGCCCGCGTTGACCACGCCGAGGCGCTGACCGCCGGACTGGGCCTGCAGTCGCCGGGCGAGGTAGTCGGGCCAGCGCTGGTTGGCGTTGTTGGTGGCGCTGGCGCCGTCGGTGATGGAGTCGCCGATGGCAACGACGGTTCCCTTGGCCGTGGGTGACACGACGTCGAGTCCGGCGACGTAGAACCAGCGGGCCGTGGTGCTGGTGAAGTTCGTCGCGGCCTCCTCGGCCGCGTGGTTGCCGGTGCCCGCGGCGGACAGGTAGGAGGTCTGGTGGGCGTCGGAGTGGTAGGTCGAGGCACCGGTGGCGCCCGGGAGGTAGACGCTCACCAGCAGGTTCTGCTCCGCGACGACCGGCATCGGGATGACGTCGCTGGTCAGTTCCTGCCCCGCGGGGATGGTCGGCGTGGCCGACCGGCCGAAGGTGACGGTACGCGTGGTGCCCGCGACCGCGGTGGCGCCGCTAGACTGGACGGCCACGGTGACGGCACCTACCGAGAGCGCAGCGGTGCTGCGCAGGTTGGACAGCCGGATGCGCAGCCCCGCGCCGGAGGTGTTGTTGTGGACGACCATCCGGATGGTCTGCTGGGTGAAGGTCTGGCCGCCGCTGACCATGCTCGGGCCCCAGGTCGCCGAGCGCGGGCGCTCGGTCAGGCTCCACTGCTGGTTGGCCGTGTTCCGGCAGGTCCACTGGATGAGCGCGTGGTCCTCCGCGGTGGAGTTGTCGGAGACGTCCAGGCACAGGCCGCTGCGGGCGGAGACGATCGCCGAACCGCTGAAGGTCCAGCGCTGGTTGCCGGCGCCGGTGCAGGGCCACTGGATGATCGCGGCCCCCGCGTTCGTGGAGCCGTTCTGGATGTCCATGCACTTGCCGCTGTTGATGTTGACCAGCGAGAAGGTGCCGTCGCCGTGGTCGACCGCCTCCCACAGCTGGCCGGGGCCGCCGGAGGCGGTCTTCTGCACGACCGCCGCTGCGTTGGCCAGGGAGTCCGACAGCACGGCGGCGTTCTTGCCGCTGTGCGCCGCTGTCAGCGCGTAGACGTGGCCGCCCTGCGGCGCGCCCGCGGCCGAGGCGTCTGCCGCCGGGACGAGGGCGAGTCCGACAGCGGTCAGACAGGTGGCGGATGCCGTGGCCGTGAGTCTGGCGGCGAGTCTTCGGGTGGTGTGCATGTGCGGCCCTTCTTTGCTGGGTGGGGACGTGCGGCTCTTCCGCGTGGGGACGTGCGGGTCGAGGGGCTGGGGCGCTCAGGAGGTGACACTCCGCAGCACGTTGCTGTTGTTCGCGGTGGTCCCGCCCTCCACGTCGGCGGCCTTGCCGCTGTGCCGGGCGACCAGCCGGTGGCGTCGCCGGGCAGCGTGGTGGACAGCAGTGCCGGCTGGCCGTCCGGCCGCCGATCCTCACGCCGCCCATGTTCGCGTAGCCGCCGGTGGCCGAGTTGGCCCGGATCCGTACGAAGCCCACGTTCCGGGCGGGCCGTTCGGCCACCTTGGTGGCGCGGTCGCCGGCCCAGGTGCCGGTGGCGACCTGGGTGAAGTTCGTGCCGTCGGTGCTGGTGGAGATGCACGAGATACGCCCAGGATGCCACCTTCCACAAGACCGCCGGGCTGGAGATGCGGGCGATGGAGGGCGCGCCGTCCTTCCTGCCCTCGCAGGAGCTCCCGGACGTCCAGTACGCCGCCTTCGCCCGCTCCCTGGACCTGACCGGCATCCGCGCGGTGAAGCCCGAGGACGTCGAGGCCGGCCGGCGCGCGGGCCTGGAGGCGGGCGGCCCCGCGGTGATCGAGTTCCTGACGGACCCGGCGGTCCCGCCGCACGCGACCCGGCAGCAGATGGAGACCACCGCCGAGTCGATCCTGAAGGGCGACGCGGACCGGGGGCCGATGGTGCGGCAGGGCTTCAAGTCGAAGGTGCAGGAGTTCTGCCGGGGCGCGAGAAGAAGTGACGCGACGCCACATGCAAGCGGGAGACTGTGGGTCAAGCCCCGAACGTCCACAGCAGGTTGGTGTGCTGCTGCCACGTCCACTGCTTGGCCACGGCGCCTGCGGCGACCATGCCGCCACCGTCGAGGACCAGTCCCGTGCTGCGGTTGGCGATCGAGTACTGGCCTTGGCCGCGGTGGGTGATGCGCCACTGCTGGGTGTTACTGCCGTCCCAGGCCTTCTGCCGGGCCGGGTCGCCGTTGCTGGTAGCGCCCCAGCCGTCGGCGACCATGCCGTTGGTGCGGTTGACGAGCCTGTAGTAGCCGTTGCCGAGTTCGATTGCCTGCCACTGGAGATTGGCGTGGTCTATCGACTCCCACTGCTTCAGGTTGGAGCCGCTGGCGACATTGCCGCCGCTGTCCAGCGCCCAGTGGTTCGTGACATTGTTCAGGCGGAAGTACTTGTCGGGCCTGAACGTCACCTTCAGTGATCTGATCACGTCATTGTTGCCGGTCACCCCGAGATCGGGAGTGTTCGAGGTGAACGTCCAGGCGGTGCCGGTGAAGTTGTCGCCGGAGTAGCCCGTCACCTGGTAACCGTCGGGCACCAGGATGGAAGAGGCCGCGGCGGGCGCCAGGCCGGCGGCGGACAGCTGGGAGGAGGTGTAGCTGCCCAGCGGCAGGACGGCGCGGGCGCCTTGATAGTCGACGTTCTGGAACACCGTCGCGGAAACCCTCACGGGCATGCCCTGGACCTCGACGCACACCACGGAGGCGTTGGCGTTCGGCGCGGTGGCCGGCACGGTGACGTTGATCTGGTCGGTGACGGTGTACGGGAGCGAGACCGAGGGATTGTTCAGCAGATAGACGCGGCTGATCGTGTTGTCGATCACTGGGATCCGGAGCTGGCCGTTCGTGGGCCAGGTGAAGACATGGGCGAAGAGCTTGCCGCTTTTCTTGGTGACCCTCCCCCATGCGGGTTCGGTGGCGAACGGGCTGCCGCTGGTGCCGTGAATGCTGTCGCTGTACGTCGACATCCATGAGGCCAGGCCGTTCAGGACGGTCTGGGTTCCCGCTGTGACCGAGCCATCGCCCTTGGGGCCGATGTTCAACAGGAGGTTGCCGTCCCGGGAGACCACCGTGACGAGTTCCTGGACGACATCCTTGACGGATCTGTAGGAGTTCTCCCTCCCCGCTTGGTAACCCCAGGCGCCGTTCATGGTGGCGCACCGCTCCCACGGCCGGCCCATCGGCTCGGCGGGTATCCCGAACTCCGCGACCGCGTAGTCACCGAGCCCGTGGTCGCGCTTGACCCGTTCGTTGACGATGAGGCCGGGCTTGCGGGCGATCAGCCAGTTGTAGAGGTCGACGCCGTCCGATTCCAGCCACCAGTCCTCCAGGGTCGGGCTGGAGGGCTCGGCGAACCAGTCGCCGTCGAACCACAGCAGTGCCGGGTCGTAGCGGTCCAGCAGCTCCTGAAGCTGCGCCTTCATGTCGGCGATGTAGGCGGTGCGGGCGGCCTGCGACGACATCGTCGTAAGACCGCTCTCGTGCCGGTCGGTCTGGGAAGGGTGGTTCCAGTCGAGGATCGAGTAGTACAGGCAGAACTTGATCCCGCGGCTCTCGCACTCGGTCTTGAGGTTCATGAGCGGGTCGGTCTGGATGCCGTTGAAGTCGCGCAGGTTGTACAGCTTGGTGCCGGTGGTGTCGGTGAAGCCCGCCACGTCGGAGTTCCACATCGCGTAGCCCTCGTGGTGCTTGGCGGTGATCACGAGGTACTTCATGCCGGCGTTCTTGGCCAGCTCGGCGATGGTGGCGGCGTTGAACTGGGTCGGGTTGAAGTTCTGGGTGACCTGGTTCTGGTAGTTCGCCTTGCTCCACTGCTGGCTGTCGAACGCCCACTCGCCCTGGCCGAGGTAAGAGTAGGACCCGAAGTGGATGAACATCCCGAACCGGGCCTGGTACCACCAGTCCATCTTCGAGGGGACGGTGTACGCCTCGGCGGTGGCGGGCCACAGGGCCTGCGGCAGTCCGAAGGCCGCCACTCCTCCGGCAAGGGCGGCGGCCTTCATCAGAGAGCGTCTGCTGAGGGGAGCTGAGGACATGGTGCGGCTCCATGTGTCAGGGAGAGGGAAGGCAGGCGTTACGAGCGGACGGCTTGGGCGCTCCACTCCGCGTCACACCCGAGGAGTCATCGGATTGATTTATATGAGTACGGCGGTGGCCGCGTCTAGGGGCAAGACGATAATCCCTGGCAGCAATGGGCCTCTGAAGGGTTCCGAAGAGGGAGGGAGCGCCGAGGTTGGGCTATACATCGGATCTCTTCAGGAGGTACAGGCCAAGGGCGGCCCGCGCGAACGGGACGAGACAAGCAGGTGGTCGCCGCGGTGAGCGTGGCCGCCCCGGCCTGCCGTCTCCATCCGGAGGCGGAGACGGAGAGATCACCCAAAGGTCCTGACCACAGCAGCGACCGTACGGCGGTCGCCGCGGGGTGACCCCGCCCACGCTGCCGGCGCACTGCCCGAGCCGCGCCCTGTCCCGCGACGTGGGCCAAGCCACGCGTCAGGGGTGGTGAGGCCAACCTGCGCGGTTCTTCGCCGAACAGGCGGCACGAGCCGCGACATGGCGCAAGGTCGGCCACACGAACACGGTCGGCACGGCCGCGGTCGGGGCACGGCGCCGCCCGCCATGCGCTCGACAACCTCTCGGCTCATCGGTGGCGAGGCCATGTCCTCATTGAGGATTATCCATCCTGAAGTGGTTGGTCGCGGGTCTGGTGTGGGCTGCGGATGGCGTTCTCGTGCAGGTGGAGTTCTTGATCGTGCCGGGGTGATCGTCTGTCAAGTCACTGGGTTCTTCCGGATTCGCTGACACCTTCGGTAACCGTTCCCCCGCTGGCAAGGGACACCGAGCGCGTCTTTGACTTGCTGGAACACGGCAACGGTTATGTGAAGGGACACTGACGTGCGTGCACGGGGCATCAACTACGACACTGGGTTCCTCCCTGGGGAGGAAATTAGCGTCGGAGACCTTCAGGTCGCGGCTGGAGGTCGTGCATCGCCTGGTGC is drawn from Streptomyces bottropensis ATCC 25435 and contains these coding sequences:
- a CDS encoding GDSL-type esterase/lipase family protein → MHTTRRLAARLTATASATCLTAVGLALVPAADASAAGAPQGGHVYALTAAHSGKNAAVLSDSLANAAAVVQKTASGGPGQLWEAVDHGDGTFSLVNINSGKCMDIQNGSTNAGAAIIQWPCTGAGNQRWTFSGSAIVSARSGLCLDVSDNSTAEDHALIQWTCRNTANQQWSLTERPRSATWGPSMVSGGQTFTQQTIRMVVHNNTSGAGLRIRLSNLRSTAALSVGAVTVAVQSSGATAVAGTTRTVTFGRSATPTIPAGQELTSDVIPMPVVAEQNLLVSVYLPGATGASTYHSDAHQTSYLSAAGTGNHAAEEAATNFTSTTARWFYVAGLDVVSPTAKGTVVAIGDSITDGASATNNANQRWPDYLARRLQAQSGGQRLGVVNAGIGGNRVVTDSPSAWQGIAAVTRFSHDVLTQPGVKNAIVLEGINDINNTTTPTPADQIIAGYQTMIDQAHQAGVRIIGGTILPHSSQTAAKAAIRAQVNDWIRTSGAFDAVIDFDAALRDPANPARLLPAYDSGDHLHPNSAGMQAIANAVDLALLTS
- a CDS encoding alpha-L-fucosidase, with the protein product MSSAPLSRRSLMKAAALAGGVAAFGLPQALWPATAEAYTVPSKMDWWYQARFGMFIHFGSYSYLGQGEWAFDSQQWSKANYQNQVTQNFNPTQFNAATIAELAKNAGMKYLVITAKHHEGYAMWNSDVAGFTDTTGTKLYNLRDFNGIQTDPLMNLKTECESRGIKFCLYYSILDWNHPSQTDRHESGLTTMSSQAARTAYIADMKAQLQELLDRYDPALLWFDGDWFAEPSSPTLEDWWLESDGVDLYNWLIARKPGLIVNERVKRDHGLGDYAVAEFGIPAEPMGRPWERCATMNGAWGYQAGRENSYRSVKDVVQELVTVVSRDGNLLLNIGPKGDGSVTAGTQTVLNGLASWMSTYSDSIHGTSGSPFATEPAWGRVTKKSGKLFAHVFTWPTNGQLRIPVIDNTISRVYLLNNPSVSLPYTVTDQINVTVPATAPNANASVVCVEVQGMPVRVSATVFQNVDYQGARAVLPLGSYTSSQLSAAGLAPAAASSILVPDGYQVTGYSGDNFTGTAWTFTSNTPDLGVTGNNDVIRSLKVTFRPDKYFRLNNVTNHWALDSGGNVASGSNLKQWESIDHANLQWQAIELGNGYYRLVNRTNGMVADGWGATSNGDPARQKAWDGSNTQQWRITHRGQGQYSIANRSTGLVLDGGGMVAAGAVAKQWTWQQHTNLLWTFGA